GGCTGAAAAGTATCTTCCTGAAAAGGAAGGGAGGGGATTATATACCCTTTGAGATAGAAAGCGTAAAACAACACGGGAAGTATGTGATCGTAAAGTTCTCCGGATGCGAGAGTTTAGATGAAGCAGAAAGGTACGTATCAGCCAAAGTATTTTTACCTTCGCATAAGCTTCCAAAGCGAAAAAGGGATGAGTACTATTACTACGAGCTTGAAGGTTTGGAGGTTTACACAGAAAGTGGAAAATCTTTGGGCAAAGTCACTGGAGTAACACAAGTCAAACCCTATCATCTTCTTGAACTTGATCACGGTAGAGGATACATCCCTTTTGTAAGACAATTGGTGAAGGAAGTGGACATTAAAAGAAAAAGAATAAAGGTGTCTGACATTCTTTCTGAGCTTTACTCTGAGTAGAATCTTTCATCTAATCTTCATAAAAGGAAGTGTATTATAATATTGCAAAACTTTAATAAGGAGGTATAAGCATGAGGAAATTTGTGCTGGTAGCCGTGGTAGGGCTGATAGGTTTCACCTTTGCCAATGAACAGCTGGCAAAGCAAAAAGGCTGTATGGCGTGCCACGATCTTAAAGTGAAAAAGGTAGGACCTGCTTATGGGGATGTAGCCAAGAAGTATGCGGAAAGGAAAGATGCTGTTGATTATCTTGCAAAGAAGATAAAGCAAGGTGGTTCTGGAGTTTGGGGTTCTGTACCTATGCCTCCTCAGAATGTAACCGATGCTGAGGCAAAACAGCTTGCCCAGTGGATACTTTCTGTAAAGTAAAAAACTCTTAGGGGGGCTTATTCGCCCCCTTCTATAGGGTTACATCTGTTTACATTTCCAAAGCATTTAGGACATAGATCAAAAAACACCAAAAGTCCAAGTCCTCCCAGCATCATGTTTACTTGAGTTATCACTAAATTTTCTTGTCTTTCAGGTAGTACTTGATATTTTTCAAGAAATAACCCACACATGGTTTTACCTTCTTCATCGCCAAGTTTGTGAAATTGAAAGACAAGCCTGTTTGTCCTTCTGCACCTCATCCACTTAGGATTGAGATCAAGCATAACGAAATTTAATTGAACATTCTTGTCTATAAGTTGTGCCTCCTGCAATAATCTTTCAAACTTTTCCTTTTCTGTCATGCGTAAAAATATATTCTCAAACAGGCAGCTTGTACTTGTCCTGCGTCATAAGGTCCACACCTACCTCAAGATTCTCAAGCCAATCAAGAAATCTGTTTACCATCTCTTTCCCCTTAAATACAGCTCCGTGTTGAGGTGCTATGGTTTCAATGTCAAGCTGTCTTACCATGTTTACCCAGAACTTCAAGATCTTATTGCTTGTCATGTATCTTCTGTGAAAACCCTCCATGTACTTTATGTGACTGTCAAAGTCTTCTACGAAGAAGTAATCCTGACCTAAGGAAGCACCAAGGTCACCTGAGAAGAGTATCTTGGAACAGGGATCATAAACCTGAAAATTACCCGGGGAGTGCAAGAAGTGAGCTGGCAGGATAAGTAGTTCACAATCGTTGAGACTTACCTTCGTTCCACCATCATCTATAGGCAAAATCCTCTCCTCAAGCTGAGAGTCAAGACCAAAGTGGGGTAAAAATCTCATCCAAAGTTTGGATATGTACGCTACAGCTTTTGTAGTTATAAGCCAGCCATTAATAGAAGCGACTATGTCAGGGTCCTGATGTGACAGCAAGATGTACTTTATATTATCTGTGGGTATGAGTATGGAAATGGAAATGTCAGATAAAAGTTTGGGAAATACCTTGTGACCTCCCGGATCAAGAAGCATACCTTCCCCCTTGTGTATTATAAGATACTGGTTTGCCTGAACTGCACTCGCTGGCGTGAGTTCCTCGTAAAAAGCTACCTTGTGATCTTGAGTGTTAAATATGAGTTTAGCAGCCATTATGCGCACCTCCTATGATCTCAATCATTTTAAAATTCTATCACATGTTCTGAAGTCTCCTAAGTCTCTCTTTCGCATCAGCAGTCCATGGAGCTTTGCCATTGGACAACTCTAAGGCACTCTTGTAGTTGTCTATAGCTTTTGAGAAATCTCCAAGCGCTTCATAATCTCTACCCGCGTAGTAATACGTATCCGCATCGTCAGGTATGAGTTTCTTTGCTCTCTCCAACTTTTGAACCGATTCTGAGTATCTCCCTGATTTGAAGAGTACAAAACCATAGACATAGTTTGTGGAAAATACATCTGGCATGATCCTATAAGCCTTTTCCGCATGAGCCAGTGCCTGGGATACATCACCCGTATTTGCGAGAATGTAGGCTATATAAAGGTGCGCCTCGTAATTTTCATCGTATAACTCCACAGCTTTTTTAAAGTGGGAAAGAGCTTCGGGATAATTTTTCTGCTGATACGCCTTTTTGCCCGCATAAAATTCCCTGTAAGAACCTTCCGTCTCTTTCAAAAGCCCTTTTATGCGATGAAATTCGTCCGAATCGTATATGAGACTTCCAGAGGGTTTTATACTTTCTATCTCCCTTTCCACATCTTTGATCCTGCTTTCGGGTAGGGGATGGGTCTGTAACCATTCAGGTGAGTTAACCTTTTCCATCTTTTTGAATGTCTCAAAGACTCCAAGCAAACCACTTGGGTCATACCCTGCCTTTAATGCATAAACAACTCCAAGCTCATCAGCTTGTTTTTCCTGATCCCTGCTGAATTTGAGAGCTAAAAGCTTTCCGCCTATCTGACCGAACTGTAAAAGAGCTTGAGCGTACGGTTTGTCCGCTACGATAGCAGATCCTATGTTAAAAAGTATGTTTATGGCGTACATCTTTTCTAAAAATTTGGCGTGATGTCTTGCATTTATATGCCCAAGTTCGTGTCCCAATACTCCAGCAAGTTCACTTTCGCTGTTTAGCTTAAGTAAAAGACCTCTCGTGATAAATACGGGACCTCCCGGTAAGGCAAAGGCATTGATAGCATCCGAGTTTACCACAAAAAACTTGTAAGGGAGTTTTCTCGGTGTATGTTTTGCTATGATCATACCCACGCTTCTTACGTAATCCTGAACCCTTCTGTCTGGATATAATCCGTCGTTTTCCTCTACAGCGTAAGGTATATAGCTGTTTCCTATCTCTATCTCTTTGTCCTCTGGCAGTATATTAAAGAGATTACCGTTGCTAATTGTTGGAGCACAGCCAACTAACAAAAAAAGCAATAAATTAAGGACCTTTCTCATAATACTTCTAATTTAATAAAACTTATGTTGTCTTTACCTCCCCTTGAGAGTGCCAGTAACATTAACTCTTTGGGTGGATAAATTAGTTCTTCATCCTCCACAAGCTCCCACAAGCCATCGGAACATATAACGAAACTTCCAGATCCATTTACCTTCTTTATAAAAACCTCAAACTCTCTGAATGACGCATTTCCTACGAGGGCTGACGTAAGCATGTGTCTGTATGGATGATGTTTAGCTTCTTGCTCCGTGATGTATCCAAGTTTAAGCAGTCTCTCTACCTCTGTGTGGTCGGAAGTGAGTCTTTTGACTTTTTGTTCCTTTATCCCGTAAACCCTACAGTCTCCCACGTTAAAGACAAATACCCCCTTTTGACTCATTACGAGTCCGGCAATCGCAGAACCTAAGCCATAAGCGTGAGGATTCTCTTGGGCAAAGGTTTCCAAGCGATCCCTTGCTTTGTGCAAGGTATGATTTAAGCTTTCAGCATCTTTTGGTTTTTCTTCCATAAGGGTTTTAAGCACCATAAGGCTTGCTACCTCTCCACAGGCGTGACCACCAAGACCATCAGCAACTGCGAATATTAGATAACTATCTTGAATCTCAAAACAGATAGGAGAAGCCATAAGCTCCTCTTGTAAGATAGTGTTGTTCATAAGCAATGCATCTTCATTTTTATCTCTTATCTTACCTTTATGAGTCATACCGCAAGCTTTTACCTGAAACATCATCCACCGGAGAGAGGAGGTCCTATTTTGACAAGACCAAGTTCGGTTATCTCCATAAAGTGTGTTTGCGTGTCATGACCGCAAAGCCTACAGCCGTCTATCCTAAACAACCTGACCATCTCCCCTATAGGTTTTTTGTATATTTTTGATTGTGCCTGCGTCAGAATAAGCTCTTTGGATAGGACCATAGAACAATCCACTATGTGGCTCACAGCGTAACCTCCAGCCGCTTCGGCGGTAAGCTCTTCGTGTCCGCTCCTTTTTTGAGATATGAAAATTGCGGTTTGATACCACTTCTTCATAAAGTTAAAAAGCTGTCTCACTACAGTTCTCGCAAGCATCTCCTTAGCCTCATATAAACCTGTAACTGAATCTATAATCACGTGTCTCACTTTGTAATTTTTTATGGCGTACGCTAAGGTGGCAAGGAGATCAGGTATATTCTCCCTCAACTTTGAATGGCTCGCGGCATCTATCAGCACTATCCTGTCCTGAATACTTTCAAACTCAAAACCCATCGCTTTGGCTCTCTCCCGCAATCCAACACTCACAAATGGGGCAGGAGCTTCAACAGTGATAAAAGCTACAGTTTCACCTCTTTCCGCCTGCATTATGGTGTACTGTTCCGCAATGAGTGTTTTACCAGTATCGGAAACACCCGTTATGTTAGTAACCGAATAAGCAGGCAGACCGCCAAGAGATCTTTTCACTATTTTACCATCCGATACATCAGCTACGAAGAAAAGTTCATCAAGCCCTTCCACACCAGTTGGGATACCATACATTTTAGGGGCTTTCTTTAGGGCTTCACCTGCTACCCATATGCTTTCTTCTACTACTTCAGGCTTTCTTATCTCTTCTGACTCCCTGAATTTCTCATCCATGTTTACAATTTTACCACTCAAAAGAAGTTGACAAAAGAATGGAACATATTTAAGGTTATAAAAAAGGAGGTAAGCAATAGTTGACTAAAACTGTAAAAAAAGTGAACATGATAAAAGAAGGGAGCAAAAAAATATGCGAAAAGAAGGTGTGAGGGAAGGAGCTTATGCTCCTTACAAACTTTGGCAAGCTCTTAGGTACGCCCTTACCTTACCTATCCTTGAGAAGTTCTTTGTAAGGGACTTCTCTCCGCTAAAAACACTACAAGTTGATTGGGGTAGGTTAGCTCCTGTGCTTGGTGCAGGGGCTATGGCAGACCCAAATACCGCCTGCCGTGTTCTGGGTCTGCCTGAATATGGCGGGATAGAAATAGCACGGCACAAGCTGTATGATTTTGTATAGCTTGGTTAACCAAGAGTTGAGGTTGGTTCTCTATCTGCTTTTGATTTTGAGCAGTTTAGCGGCGGGAGGAAAGCTTATGAAAATAGAAAGCCAGTCTTTTAAAGATGGTGAGGTCATACCTAAAAAGTACACTTGCGATGGTGAGAATGTCTCACCACAAGTTATGTGGTCAAACTTTCCTGCTGGAACTAAATCTTTTGTAATACTGGTTGATGATCCTGACGCCCCAGCTGGAACCTTCACCCATTGGGTAGTTTACGACATACCTGCAAATATCACATCCCTTAAGGAAGATTTTCCCAAAAGCGAGCATGTGGGTAGTATAAAGCAGGGGATGAACGACTTTGGGAAGATAGGCTATGGAGGACCCTGCCCACCGAAGGGGCATGGTTATCACAGATACTTTTTTAAGATTTATGCTCTTAATGTGGAGAGCCTGGGCTTACCACCCGGAGTTACCAAAAGGGAAGTGGAAAGTAAGATGAGAGGACACATACTTTCACAGGGACAGCTTGTAGGTAAATACAGGAGAGATTAGATCATCTCCCATGCATGATAAGAGGATCTGGCAAGAGGTAGGGAAAGTACTCTTTCAAAACCGAAGCTCAGCGCAACTTCTTTTAAAATTTCAAATTCTTCCAGTTTGTAATACTTCTTCACTGGGTAATGTTTGGATGAAGGGCTGAGATACTGCCCTACGACAAGCCACTTAACCCCAGCGTTTCTCAGATCTTCAAAGGTCTTTAGCAGATCATCGAAGTTCTCTCCAAGACCTACCATAATACCGGACTTTATCGGTTTGCCAGAGTGTTGTGCATAATATCTAAGTATCGCAAGACTTCTTGCGTAATCACCTTGTGGTCTAACTTGTTTGAAGATACTCTCTACCGTCTCTATGTTGTGGGAAATTACATCGGGAGAGGACAAAAGGAGTCTATCCATGGCTGAAAGGTTTCCTTTAA
This is a stretch of genomic DNA from Hydrogenobacter sp.. It encodes these proteins:
- the rimM gene encoding ribosome maturation factor RimM (Essential for efficient processing of 16S rRNA) gives rise to the protein LKSIFLKRKGGDYIPFEIESVKQHGKYVIVKFSGCESLDEAERYVSAKVFLPSHKLPKRKRDEYYYYELEGLEVYTESGKSLGKVTGVTQVKPYHLLELDHGRGYIPFVRQLVKEVDIKRKRIKVSDILSELYSE
- a CDS encoding c-type cytochrome — its product is MRKFVLVAVVGLIGFTFANEQLAKQKGCMACHDLKVKKVGPAYGDVAKKYAERKDAVDYLAKKIKQGGSGVWGSVPMPPQNVTDAEAKQLAQWILSVK
- a CDS encoding MBL fold metallo-hydrolase; this encodes MAAKLIFNTQDHKVAFYEELTPASAVQANQYLIIHKGEGMLLDPGGHKVFPKLLSDISISILIPTDNIKYILLSHQDPDIVASINGWLITTKAVAYISKLWMRFLPHFGLDSQLEERILPIDDGGTKVSLNDCELLILPAHFLHSPGNFQVYDPCSKILFSGDLGASLGQDYFFVEDFDSHIKYMEGFHRRYMTSNKILKFWVNMVRQLDIETIAPQHGAVFKGKEMVNRFLDWLENLEVGVDLMTQDKYKLPV
- a CDS encoding M48 family metalloprotease gives rise to the protein MRKVLNLLLFLLVGCAPTISNGNLFNILPEDKEIEIGNSYIPYAVEENDGLYPDRRVQDYVRSVGMIIAKHTPRKLPYKFFVVNSDAINAFALPGGPVFITRGLLLKLNSESELAGVLGHELGHINARHHAKFLEKMYAINILFNIGSAIVADKPYAQALLQFGQIGGKLLALKFSRDQEKQADELGVVYALKAGYDPSGLLGVFETFKKMEKVNSPEWLQTHPLPESRIKDVEREIESIKPSGSLIYDSDEFHRIKGLLKETEGSYREFYAGKKAYQQKNYPEALSHFKKAVELYDENYEAHLYIAYILANTGDVSQALAHAEKAYRIMPDVFSTNYVYGFVLFKSGRYSESVQKLERAKKLIPDDADTYYYAGRDYEALGDFSKAIDNYKSALELSNGKAPWTADAKERLRRLQNM
- a CDS encoding protein phosphatase 2C domain-containing protein, with protein sequence MMFQVKACGMTHKGKIRDKNEDALLMNNTILQEELMASPICFEIQDSYLIFAVADGLGGHACGEVASLMVLKTLMEEKPKDAESLNHTLHKARDRLETFAQENPHAYGLGSAIAGLVMSQKGVFVFNVGDCRVYGIKEQKVKRLTSDHTEVERLLKLGYITEQEAKHHPYRHMLTSALVGNASFREFEVFIKKVNGSGSFVICSDGLWELVEDEELIYPPKELMLLALSRGGKDNISFIKLEVL
- a CDS encoding KaiC domain-containing protein: MDEKFRESEEIRKPEVVEESIWVAGEALKKAPKMYGIPTGVEGLDELFFVADVSDGKIVKRSLGGLPAYSVTNITGVSDTGKTLIAEQYTIMQAERGETVAFITVEAPAPFVSVGLRERAKAMGFEFESIQDRIVLIDAASHSKLRENIPDLLATLAYAIKNYKVRHVIIDSVTGLYEAKEMLARTVVRQLFNFMKKWYQTAIFISQKRSGHEELTAEAAGGYAVSHIVDCSMVLSKELILTQAQSKIYKKPIGEMVRLFRIDGCRLCGHDTQTHFMEITELGLVKIGPPLSGG
- a CDS encoding YbhB/YbcL family Raf kinase inhibitor-like protein; translated protein: MKIESQSFKDGEVIPKKYTCDGENVSPQVMWSNFPAGTKSFVILVDDPDAPAGTFTHWVVYDIPANITSLKEDFPKSEHVGSIKQGMNDFGKIGYGGPCPPKGHGYHRYFFKIYALNVESLGLPPGVTKREVESKMRGHILSQGQLVGKYRRD
- the lipA gene encoding lipoyl synthase, which codes for MDWLKVKAPQYALIEKTLKVIKKYSLNTVCEESLCPNISECFSEGTATFMILGKICTRACKYCHISTGKPQKPDPSEPHRLFLAISELDLKYVVLTSVDRDDLPDFGSGHFQRCVEYIKSRLPEVSVEVLVPDFKGNLSAMDRLLLSSPDVISHNIETVESIFKQVRPQGDYARSLAILRYYAQHSGKPIKSGIMVGLGENFDDLLKTFEDLRNAGVKWLVVGQYLSPSSKHYPVKKYYKLEEFEILKEVALSFGFERVLSLPLARSSYHAWEMI